GAAGGAAGGATCTCAACATGcacaaagaaattaaaaagcCAATCACAAGCACTAACCAAAAAAGTTGCCACTTTGAAATCACTAGCTCACGGTATCTACATGTGTTGAGAGAAGAGAATATAAACCAAAAAGATGGATGACAAAAAGAAATCAAGCAAACAGCCACAGGCCACAGCCCGACTCCTCCTCATAACTCAGCACCCAATGGGCAGTGGCGGTAGTAGAGGCCAGCTATTTTGGCTTTTGATGTAGACTTCATACCCACCTCTAttactcctcctcctcctcctctcccCCACCCAACTCCTTATATGCCCCCCCCATTATTCTACACTTCCATACTCCTTTATATATTCGCACATCCTTCGCTTACTTTCCAACTGTGACTCCTGCTCATATAATATGAAACCCGTCAACTACGGCAGACTCGCACCCTCCGAACCCGGCGGATCCTCCCCGCCCGTCGACCAACCAGAACATGCGACGCCTCACCCTTCTCGGAAAAGGGGTGTGATCCTTCTTTCCCTTCTGTCCATTGTCTTGATCATCGCCTCTGCTGTCTCTGCCACGCTACTAATCGGGCTACGTACCCGCGCTTCCAGCAGCCAACCAAGTCCAGTTTTGGCCCGGAAGCCCACTAAGGCTATTTCCAAAACTTGTAGCAAGACTCGGTTCCGGAGTCTCTGTGTTAACTCGTTGATTGATTTTCCTGGTTCTTCTGCTGCCTCTGAGGAGGAACTCGTCCACATTTCCTTCAACGTCACTCTTCAGCATTTTACTAAAGCTCTGTATCTCTCGTCGGAAATCTCTTATCTCCAGATGGATACGCATGTACGGTCTGCATACGAGGACTGCCTCGAGCTGCTTGATGACTCCGTTGACGCGCTTTCACGATCGCTATACACCGTTGCGCCGTCGTTGGATGGGAACACCGGAGAGCAGATACAGCCCGGCGGATCTGCTGAGGATGTGGTCACTTGGCTCAGCGCTGCGCTCACTAATCATGACACATGTACAGAGGGATTCGCGGACTTGAATGGAGCTGTGAAGGATCATATGTCCGAGAAGTTGAAGGACTTGTCCGAGTTAGTGAGCAACTGCTTGGCAATATTTTCGGCTGTTGACAGCGGCGATTTCTCCGGCGTTCCGATACAGAACCGGCGGAGACTGATGGATGCGGAGATATCAGAAGAAAATGCCGATAATCTCCCGAACTGGTTAGGGAGGAAAGAAAGGAGACTGTTGAGCTTGCCGGTGTCGGCCATACAGGCGGATATAATCGTTTCACAAGATGGGAACGGGACGTGCAAGACGATCGCGGAGGCAATTAAGAAGGCGCCGGAGTACAGCACCCGGCGAACAATAATTTACGTGAAGGCAGGAAGGTAAATTCATaaatgagagagagaaaaaggcATGAAAAGTGGCAACTTTTGGCACCCTAAGTTGGAAATTTTGATAATAGTTATTGCTAATTAAACTCACTAAAGCAAAAAATCATGAgactgataataataataatgttatgAGTTTAAAAAGTTTGTGCTCATGGAACATgcaaatttagtttattttctttttaaatatatttattttttttattcatgaaTTTCCttttagaatatatatatatatatatatatatatatatattaaattattaatcaagGAAAATCATAAAATGGGTATAAAAGGATATGAAAATATTTGATTGGGTGATTTTCAGCTTAGAAAAAAATTACTCATTAAAGTGTAATTTGCAGATATGAAGAGAATAATTTGAAAGTGGGAAGGAAAAAGTGGAACTTGATGTTCATTGGAGATGGAAAGGGTAAAACGGTGATTTCAGGGAGGAAAAGCATTTTCGATAATATTACTACATTCCACACTGCAGCCTTCGGTAAAAATTCTGTTTTTACCTTTCCTCTGTATAAATTTCCATCTTAGCTTTCATTGTTAAGTTTCTAAACTTGCATACGTAATAgatcaaaaacacataaaaggtGGTTAATTGTCTAATAGGAAATTAATTTCCCTTCTCAAATTAAGAGAATCACATTATTGGAGGTGGGTCATCATCATCACATGGCAAATAGCCATACTCTTGGCAGTAATCAAAAAAAGCATTACAGAGTTGAgtgattgaaaattttgaaagctACTAATCACGACAATTTATATACCAATCACACACTTCTCTCTCTTTTACTCCTCCTTTATTCGTCGTCTGCCTTTGTTTAATACGCCTactctaattaatcactctTGTTCTTATTCTGTCACCTTTTTTTTGCCAATTTCCATTTAGCTGCCACTGGGGCTGGCTTTATCTCTCGTGACATCACATTTCAGAACTGGGCTGGTCCAGCCAAGCATCAAGCTGTGGCTCTCAGGGTTGGAGCTGACCATGCGGTGGTCTACCGCTGCAACATCATCGGATACCAAGACACTCTCTATGTCCACTCAAATCGCCAGTTCTTCCGTGAATGCGATATTTATGGTACAGTTGATTTCATATTTGGTAACGCTGCCGTGGTGTTTCAAAATTGCAGCATTTACGCTCGTAAGCCAATGCCTCTCCAGAAAAACACCATCACTGCCCAGAATCGTAAAGACCCAAATCAAAATACAGGCATATCTATCCATGCCTGCAGGCTCTACGCCATGCCAGATCTCCGGGCGGCCAATGGTAGCTTCCAGACTTTTCTGGGTCGTCCATGGAAGCTTTACTCAAGAACTGTGTATATGTTAACATACATGGGCGATCACATTCATCCAAGAGGGTGGCTAGAATGGAATGCGACATTTGCACTTGATACACTCTACTATGGTGAGTATATGAACTATGGCCCGGGTGGGCCTGTGGGTCAACGGGTAAAATGGCCCGGGTATCGGGTCATCAATTCAACAATTGAAGCAAGTAGATTCACTGTAGGGGAGTTTATTTATGGATCATCATGGTTGCCTTCTACTGGGGTGGCATTTTTAGCTGGATTAGCAGTTTGAGCATTAATTACCAAATACGTTATATAAAGTTTCTACAGTGTACTTGGTGTATGCAAGTAAAATTTTTctatccattttttttttttggcatgaTTCAATAACCATTGAGACGTTGACTGTTCCTTTTGTTATATAGTTGTAACCCATAAGATTCTAAGGAAGTTGAAGGGAATGTGCTCTCTTCCATTGtttcaaacatatacatattgttttaaatttaagttgatttttatgaattttataattaaaactgTAAATTCTCGTAAaatataagttttattttaatgaataacGTATTAATCTTTTAGTTGGTTGAATATATAGGCTATATTACTTAATATTCTAAAGAATATGATAAGAGGTTAGAAAGTTCCTGGAAATTGTTGGGGTCGGTGGATTTAGCAAGTATTATTGAAAGAGTTGCCGAAGACAGGGTAAGACCAACAGCGTTCAATTTGGCCCACGGGTAGGTGAGGGCTCGACCCTAATGTTCCACCGACACCTGTGGGGTCCAGTTGATTGCATGATCCAAGTGGGTTGAAACTTGGAAGGTTTTGTCTCACCCTCCATTTACATTCCATCTTCTCAACGGTTCTAATGTAGGTCATCATTACCACAAGGAAAACAGTAGTCTGATTTGTGAGACAGGCTGTCTTTTGCTCGTTTTCTAGCGTTGACGATGCAGAACACCCAGATACaagaacaaaaataatttaatgagCCAAAAATATAAATCCATAAACTATATTATTTTCTTGTGTCTTGAGATAAATTTACAATGGTAAAAGGTCGTCTgtggtttaaaaaaaaaaaagaaagaaaaataagggAACCTCCAGCATTCAGTGAAGCCAACTCACGGTAATTGACACAGGAATGATCTGCTAAGATGGTGTTTGCGAAATTACTATAATATTCAGTGGAAAAAGCTTAACCCCTTTTAAATCTGTGTTCTAATTATTAAAGCAACATTTTCCCATAATGCTTTACAATTGCATAACATGGTTAGTAATTGCATCTGGGCAAGATTGGGCTTGCAGGAGCTCTAAACGATTGAAAGGTGGAGCAAACTGCAAAATGTAATCTTCATCTGAAGCCACATAATTAAGAGAAGTATATTAGCTATAGATAAAGAGGGTAAAGATTAAATCTATCTGTTATCTTCAGCATTGCAATGAACATTAGGTCAAGAAAGAACCAGCAAATGGTTACAAAACTCACTTTCTTTGACTGTTCCATAGAGCCAGCATAATACCTCATCTGCAAATGCTAGGCAGACACCACCCTGAAAACAAATTTTCTGATGATCAGGATTTAAGGACGAGCCCGAACATTTGATTTACCAATAGTTCTGACAAACTCTGGCTGATCCTAATATCATCACAAAGTGTGTATACTGCTCATTTTGGAGTTGACAATAGTTCAGGCAAACAACATCACCTTTGTTTTGAGTATTGCAAAACCTACAAGAGACTAGCAACTCTACACACCACCTGCTCTTTCTAATCACTCATTCCTATCCCCATCTCCAAATGCAGGCCGGCCATCTGAGCAGTGAGGCTCATCAGCATTCCTTCAAATTTACAGAATTGTAAGTGCCTTGTGTGTGCAAAAGGGCACGCTTCCACTAGATACCCTTGAGAAGTTCAAGGATCACTACAACCTTCAATGGTGCCTGCCCCTTTGAAAAGGAGGAGGAAGGGAGTGCATGGAGAGGAAGGGGTAAACGGAGTGGTTACAAGGAGGGTAGCAGCAGAGAACTCGACCAGACAAATACCCCCACcccaaccccccccccccctccccaaaaaaaaaaaaaaaaacagtaccTTTTTTTAGCGTGAAGATGATTTCCAATATGTGAACTAATCAACAATTAAAAAACCAATATGAAGATATGAAcccattaaaaaaagaaaaaacaagttGCAAGGTTTACAAGATTAACCTGCCAATAGTTCTTCGCTTTTACCCTGTTTGTTATGTCCTTAGTTGTAAGTCTCTCTGTGCGGACAAGTCGACCAGCATCATCCCTGAAGAAAAGATAAGATAATTTTACAGAAGAATATTTAGCAGCATCACTCGGTATATAAAATTTGTTCGTCTTCTGGAGGAGGGGACAAGCGGCAGAACAGAGAAgctgcctattttgcatgatgctaaaaaaaaaaaattagatcccCAAAGCCATCATGCTCACAACAATCATGACATTTCTCTGGTATAAGCTAATAATATCCTTTTCGGTTCCCTCCAACCTTAATTGTAAATGCAAGTTATTGCCAAGTCAAAGCAAGAAGTAAAATTGGCTTTGTCAAGTTCAAAATGCACAAAGTAGCAATATCATTACTAATCTGACAATAGGATTTAGAAAATGAAATTACCTGAAACCAATAACAATATAAGGAACCCCGGCTAAGAATGATTGAATCTGCAATAGATGAAACATCCAAGTTAGTTTCCAATacaattcaattcaaaaaacTTCATATGCATAACTTGTATCAGTACAAAAGAATTCTAGATCAATCAGAAAGGCAAAAAAGGATGCAATCTTGCCCAGAGCTTGAGAACATTAAAGGCCCTTACATAAAATTGAAGATGGATCTCTTGATGCCAGAAACCCCAGTAGTTCTAACAGGGAACGGCAATATCAGACATAAAATGATTAGAGGAAAAATAAACCTGAAACTTTCCTAAGGAACATAAGCCAATGCAACAAAAACCTACCCAACCCAAAACATCATGTGGCCCATCATAGAACAAAATAAACCACTATATATGAATATTTCATCCTTGAAGAGACAGTGACCCATCACCTTAAGTCCTCAATTATTGATGGCTACATTCATCCATTATAAATTCTCTCCAGACCCACTGGAAGTGGACTTGAAATAAGTCTGAAAATATGTATAACTAGAAGAGCTTATGTAAGTTAAAAGCTTTTCTATGTGCTCTTTTCATCCTTTTGTAGGGCATTTACCACAAGGTACAGGGTGCAAATTGCTACAAGGCAATGTTTGtttcagagagagagagagacatcatacataatataaagaaaataattatgttATATTATTTGGTTGTAATGCTAAAAAACAGTAAGTGTTGCTATAAGCTGCATGGTATTTCTAAAATTGTGAGTTTTTCATCCTATAATCCTATTCCCAAGAAAAGCAAAGAAGCTCATGCATTCAATAGTCAACGATGATTAAGAAAGCAAAAAATATGTTTCAAAGCTACAGTACCCAGAATTTGAGCAGTTTATCTCTCTCAAATCTTTCCTCAGTATGGTAATCCAGCTGCAGAATACAAGTGAAATATACAAGTTACCCAACTAAAGATAAgaatgataataattaaaaaaaaatctcaaaaaaaGAAAGTTGTGAAGCATGGAAGTAAACCTCACGACTTGTCTTTAACTCCACATAAAACCTCTTCCCATCATCAGTTGAATCACAACAATCCATTTCAGCACCCATCAGAATACGATGAGCCCCTAATTTGGTTTTAAGCACAGAACAGTACTCAACATTGGCATCAACATGATGTATCCCTTCCCCATCAGCTCTCCTAGGATCTTCAGTGGC
The Manihot esculenta cultivar AM560-2 chromosome 1, M.esculenta_v8, whole genome shotgun sequence genome window above contains:
- the LOC110601195 gene encoding probable pectinesterase/pectinesterase inhibitor 34 — protein: MKPVNYGRLAPSEPGGSSPPVDQPEHATPHPSRKRGVILLSLLSIVLIIASAVSATLLIGLRTRASSSQPSPVLARKPTKAISKTCSKTRFRSLCVNSLIDFPGSSAASEEELVHISFNVTLQHFTKALYLSSEISYLQMDTHVRSAYEDCLELLDDSVDALSRSLYTVAPSLDGNTGEQIQPGGSAEDVVTWLSAALTNHDTCTEGFADLNGAVKDHMSEKLKDLSELVSNCLAIFSAVDSGDFSGVPIQNRRRLMDAEISEENADNLPNWLGRKERRLLSLPVSAIQADIIVSQDGNGTCKTIAEAIKKAPEYSTRRTIIYVKAGRYEENNLKVGRKKWNLMFIGDGKGKTVISGRKSIFDNITTFHTAAFAATGAGFISRDITFQNWAGPAKHQAVALRVGADHAVVYRCNIIGYQDTLYVHSNRQFFRECDIYGTVDFIFGNAAVVFQNCSIYARKPMPLQKNTITAQNRKDPNQNTGISIHACRLYAMPDLRAANGSFQTFLGRPWKLYSRTVYMLTYMGDHIHPRGWLEWNATFALDTLYYGEYMNYGPGGPVGQRVKWPGYRVINSTIEASRFTVGEFIYGSSWLPSTGVAFLAGLAV